The Triticum aestivum cultivar Chinese Spring chromosome 3A, IWGSC CS RefSeq v2.1, whole genome shotgun sequence genome includes a region encoding these proteins:
- the LOC123056954 gene encoding uncharacterized protein: protein MRAMPPLNWPFKGHSMSSPMDPIAFHLLELDLPADDSNDQRQGPLWHRWNRKLQFHLTQEILTDLLHLDDNGASSATRLHGPALLSKVWSTVKAFPATDCRVVGNIDALVALDLHVTQFRCLRD from the coding sequence ATGCGCGCAATGCCGCCGCTGAACTGGCCGTTCAAGGGCCACTCCATGTCATCCCCGATGGACCCGATCGCGTTCCACCTCCTGGAGCTGGACCTCCCTGCGGACGACTCTAACGACCAGCGCCAAGGCCCGCTCTGGCACCGGTGGAACCGGAAGCTCCAGTTCCACCTCACGCAAGAAATCCTCACCGACCTCCTCCACCTCGACGACAACGGCGCCTCCTCCGCAACCAGACTCCACGGGCCGGCGCTGCTATCGAAGGTGTGGAGCACGGTGAAGGCGTTCCCGGCGACAGACTGCAGGGTGGTGGGTAACATCGATGCGCTGGTGGCACTAGACCTGCATGTCACCCAATTTCGTTGTCTTCGGGATTAG